One region of Faecalibacter bovis genomic DNA includes:
- a CDS encoding endonuclease I family protein, whose translation MKKVLFIFGFSALTILNAQMPKYYKSINFNKKGNDLKKELASLIKTTHKNNLTYKELWKALAITDADTKNPKNVALIYGFNDQSKNKDENRTRSKTNTGGNKGQWSREHVYPKSLGKPNLGQSGPGADAHMMRPADVTRNTKRSNLPFIDGTGKNSKRDNNAWYPGNEWKGDIARIIMYMYVRYGDQTHPNRVAKSKNTYHKDMPDLFLKWNADDPVSKLEIQRNNYLGNLANTFGQGNRNPFIDNPYLATKIWGGPKAKNNWKEIK comes from the coding sequence ATGAAGAAGGTACTATTTATTTTCGGTTTTTCTGCCCTTACAATTTTAAATGCACAAATGCCGAAATATTATAAATCAATCAATTTTAATAAAAAAGGAAATGATTTAAAAAAGGAATTAGCTAGTCTAATTAAAACTACACATAAAAATAATTTAACATACAAAGAGCTTTGGAAAGCTTTAGCTATAACAGATGCTGATACTAAAAATCCTAAAAATGTCGCGTTGATTTATGGTTTTAATGATCAATCTAAAAATAAAGATGAAAACAGAACGCGTTCTAAAACAAACACAGGTGGGAATAAAGGTCAATGGAGCCGTGAACATGTTTATCCAAAATCATTAGGGAAACCAAATTTAGGTCAATCTGGTCCAGGTGCAGATGCGCATATGATGAGACCAGCCGATGTTACAAGAAATACAAAACGAAGTAATTTACCGTTTATAGACGGAACTGGAAAAAATTCTAAAAGAGATAACAATGCTTGGTATCCTGGCAATGAATGGAAAGGTGATATCGCGAGAATCATAATGTATATGTATGTACGTTATGGAGATCAGACACATCCAAATCGTGTGGCAAAAAGTAAAAATACTTATCACAAAGACATGCCAGATTTATTCTTAAAATGGAATGCTGACGATCCTGTTTCTAAATTAGAAATACAACGTAATAATTATTTGGGTAACTTAGCCAATACTTTTGGTCAAGGAAATCGCAATCCATTTATTGACAATCCATATTTGGCAACTAAAATTTGGGGTGGACCAAAAGCAAAAAATAATTGGAAAGAAATTAAATAA
- the tilS gene encoding tRNA lysidine(34) synthetase TilS — protein MNISVYARFRDILLKHNTKEFKYLLAISGGIDSMVLLDLFRQTSTQFHVAHCNFQLRGDDSIGDEEFVRNYCAKNLIPFHSVRFNVDDYKKTGNYSTEMACRNLRYDWFEEVMKLNHLDYLVTAHHLNDNIETFLINLSRGTGIKGLTGMAINKDNIFRPLIEFSKQSIIDYAESNQLKWREDYTNQTDDYVRNKIRHHITPILNEVHPNFEDNFQKTLSILNDTSSFIDNQIEKIRSELISNESSCKISINKLENLQNSDFILFYLFDKYGFNKVELINKLKVADNSSELKSETYRLIKDREDLILQKIVKSDINEIIIEQEQVEINSLNLKFVQSNTKLSKAKEILDFDKLKYPLKLRKAQPADFFYPLGMNGKKKLVSKFYKDIKLSKVEKEDTWLLVNADEKIIWIVNYRLDERFKIEENSKNFLNIIEC, from the coding sequence ATGAATATCAGTGTTTACGCTAGATTTAGAGATATCTTACTGAAACATAATACAAAAGAATTTAAATATCTTTTGGCAATTAGTGGTGGAATAGACAGTATGGTATTATTGGATTTATTTCGTCAAACATCAACTCAATTTCATGTTGCACATTGTAATTTCCAATTAAGAGGTGACGATTCTATTGGAGATGAGGAATTTGTACGAAATTATTGCGCAAAAAATCTGATTCCATTTCATTCAGTACGTTTTAATGTAGATGATTATAAAAAAACAGGAAATTATTCTACCGAAATGGCTTGCCGAAATTTGCGTTATGATTGGTTTGAAGAAGTGATGAAATTAAATCATTTGGATTATTTAGTTACGGCTCATCATTTAAATGATAATATCGAAACTTTCTTGATTAATCTTTCTCGTGGTACTGGAATTAAAGGCTTAACAGGAATGGCGATCAATAAAGACAATATTTTTAGACCATTAATTGAGTTTTCAAAACAATCCATTATAGATTATGCTGAATCTAATCAATTAAAGTGGCGAGAAGATTACACGAATCAAACAGATGATTATGTTCGGAATAAAATTCGACATCACATTACGCCAATTCTGAATGAAGTTCATCCTAATTTTGAAGATAATTTTCAAAAAACTTTATCAATTTTAAATGATACATCTTCTTTTATTGATAATCAAATTGAAAAGATTAGAAGTGAATTAATTTCAAATGAAAGCTCATGTAAAATCTCAATTAATAAATTGGAAAATCTACAGAATAGTGATTTTATTCTATTCTATCTATTTGATAAATATGGATTTAATAAGGTTGAGTTAATTAATAAATTGAAGGTTGCTGATAATAGTAGTGAGCTTAAATCTGAAACATATCGTTTGATAAAAGATCGTGAAGATTTAATTTTACAAAAAATTGTAAAGTCGGATATTAATGAAATTATCATAGAACAAGAACAAGTTGAAATCAATTCATTAAATTTGAAATTCGTTCAGTCAAATACTAAACTAAGTAAGGCTAAGGAAATTTTAGATTTTGATAAATTGAAATATCCTTTAAAGCTTAGAAAAGCTCAGCCTGCCGATTTCTTTTATCCACTAGGTATGAACGGTAAGAAGAAGTTGGTTAGTAAGTTTTATAAGGATATTAAACTTTCCAAAGTTGAAAAAGAAGATACTTGGTTGTTAGTGAATGCAGATGAAAAAATAATTTGGATCGTTAATTATAGATTAGACGAACGATTTAAAATAGAAGAGAATAGTAAGAACTTTTTAAATATTATAGAATGTTAA
- a CDS encoding protein-disulfide reductase DsbD family protein — protein MLKKLWILFLFPILVQAQLFTPAKWSTNVKDLGKNEFEVEVIGKIDAGWHLYSSKHPDGGIGIPASATFKTSNGGQLIEGFKEVGKRIDKYSTVFEQDEKYYEKNVKFVQKVKVTGDKPVNVDYTIEFQMCDAERCLPPDETSGSVKVTPSAKAEEVIAAEEKAADEAEEENKVIDSVSTTIIDSITTESVTEDSINSSTNKDASTIDEELLGENEKKNSGLIKIFSLGFLGGLAALLMPCIFPMIPLTVSMFTKQSKSKGEGVGKAFIYGLSIIVIYVALGLLATVIFGPSVLNEMSTNPWVNIAFFVTFIIFAISFFGAFELTLPSKWINAADKGADKGGLIGIFFMAFTLALVSFSCTGPIIGSLLVQATQDGNHLSLVIGMLGFSSALAIPFTLFAMFPGWLNSMPKSGGWLNTIKVSLGFIELAFAFKFLSNADLVWQMNWLPREIFLAIWIAVFLMLGLYLLGKFRLELDAPTQTIGVPRLFFALITFTFVVYLIPGLWGAPLKLLSGLTPPMTYAESPRGFHEGVNNRGGASAKFEDPNMVAGPHGIPTFKDFDQAVAYAEKTNKPLLLDFTGFACANCRKVEEKVWVDPRIKSILSNDVVLVSLYVDDQKPLPLEEQVISTALNGRKLKTVGNKWTAFEIEHFNANAQPYYIIVDKDLNRYTAPLEAELDIEKYYVWLKNGIEKYQSK, from the coding sequence ATGTTAAAAAAACTTTGGATACTTTTTTTGTTTCCAATTTTAGTACAAGCTCAATTATTTACACCAGCAAAATGGTCTACAAATGTTAAAGACTTAGGAAAAAATGAATTTGAGGTAGAAGTAATAGGTAAAATTGATGCAGGTTGGCATTTATATTCATCAAAACACCCAGATGGTGGAATTGGTATTCCTGCGAGTGCTACATTTAAAACGAGCAATGGAGGTCAACTAATTGAAGGTTTTAAAGAAGTTGGAAAACGTATTGATAAATATAGTACTGTTTTTGAGCAAGATGAAAAATATTACGAAAAGAACGTAAAATTTGTTCAAAAAGTTAAAGTAACTGGTGATAAACCGGTTAATGTAGATTATACCATCGAGTTTCAGATGTGTGATGCAGAACGTTGTTTACCACCTGATGAAACTTCAGGATCAGTGAAAGTAACTCCATCGGCAAAAGCAGAAGAAGTAATTGCTGCGGAAGAAAAGGCAGCGGATGAAGCAGAGGAAGAAAACAAAGTTATTGATTCGGTTTCTACTACTATAATTGATAGTATCACTACTGAATCAGTTACGGAAGATTCTATAAACAGCTCAACAAATAAGGATGCTTCAACAATTGATGAGGAACTATTAGGAGAAAATGAAAAGAAAAATTCAGGACTAATAAAAATTTTCTCTTTAGGATTTTTAGGTGGTTTAGCCGCATTATTGATGCCATGTATTTTCCCAATGATTCCTTTAACTGTAAGTATGTTTACGAAGCAAAGTAAATCTAAAGGAGAAGGAGTTGGTAAAGCATTTATTTATGGTTTATCTATTATTGTTATATATGTTGCATTAGGTTTATTAGCTACTGTAATTTTTGGTCCATCCGTTTTAAATGAAATGTCTACAAATCCTTGGGTAAATATTGCATTTTTTGTAACATTCATCATATTTGCGATTTCATTTTTTGGAGCATTCGAATTAACATTACCAAGTAAATGGATTAACGCTGCTGATAAGGGAGCTGACAAAGGAGGATTAATTGGAATCTTCTTTATGGCTTTTACATTAGCATTGGTATCATTTTCTTGTACAGGTCCAATTATTGGTTCATTATTAGTACAAGCAACCCAAGATGGGAATCACTTATCTTTAGTAATCGGTATGTTAGGTTTTTCATCAGCTTTAGCAATACCATTTACATTATTTGCAATGTTCCCAGGTTGGTTAAATTCGATGCCAAAATCTGGAGGATGGTTAAATACAATTAAAGTTTCATTAGGATTTATCGAGTTAGCATTTGCTTTCAAATTCTTATCGAATGCAGATTTAGTTTGGCAAATGAATTGGTTACCTCGTGAAATTTTCTTAGCAATTTGGATCGCAGTTTTCTTAATGTTAGGTTTATATTTATTAGGTAAATTTAGATTAGAGTTAGACGCACCAACTCAAACAATAGGAGTTCCGAGATTATTTTTTGCATTAATAACGTTTACTTTCGTAGTGTATTTAATTCCAGGTTTATGGGGCGCGCCATTAAAATTATTAAGTGGTTTAACTCCGCCAATGACGTATGCTGAATCTCCAAGAGGATTTCACGAAGGCGTAAATAATAGAGGTGGAGCTTCTGCAAAATTTGAAGATCCAAATATGGTTGCTGGACCTCATGGAATTCCAACTTTTAAAGACTTTGACCAAGCAGTAGCTTATGCTGAAAAAACGAATAAACCTTTGTTGTTAGATTTTACAGGTTTTGCTTGTGCCAACTGTCGTAAGGTTGAAGAAAAAGTTTGGGTAGATCCTAGAATTAAATCAATTTTATCGAACGATGTTGTTTTAGTTTCTTTATATGTAGATGATCAAAAACCATTACCATTAGAGGAACAAGTAATTTCAACGGCTTTAAATGGTCGAAAATTAAAAACAGTTGGAAATAAATGGACAGCATTTGAAATTGAACATTTTAATGCAAATGCGCAACCTTATTACATTATTGTAGATAAAGATTTAAATAGATATACAGCTCCATTAGAAGCAGAATTAGATATTGAAAAATACTACGTTTGGTTGAAAAATGGTATTGAAAAATATCAATCGAAATAA
- a CDS encoding endonuclease gives MKKNLFSIIIIALSHFGLAQAPSGYYNSATGTGFTLKTQLYNIIKDHNTKSYGQLWGLYTGYPNAFNDNWYDASDADKIMDIYSENPNGPDPYTYIPGTNQCGNYSTEGNCYNREHLIPQSVFGERSPMVSDPFHIWPTDGKVNGERGSYPFGVVGNNVDFRSRNGSKRGNNLNSGYSAGYSGIVFEPLDEFKGDIARAYFYFATRYQENNIQSWNYAMFDGTKDKVFKDTFLKILMTWHINDPVSPREIAVNNAIFTFQDNRNPFIDNPEYAQQIWGYNLGSTDFEYQERYDIDVFKKNNNTYTVTSKQDDGKIKEIYIYNLNGQLIQKIENVSNKKSIDITNLKKGVYIIKVMGNSFEINKKIVI, from the coding sequence ATGAAAAAAAATCTATTTAGTATAATCATTATTGCCTTATCTCATTTTGGTTTGGCTCAGGCACCAAGTGGTTATTATAATTCTGCTACCGGAACTGGTTTCACGTTAAAAACCCAATTATACAATATTATTAAAGATCACAATACTAAATCTTATGGACAACTTTGGGGCTTATATACAGGTTACCCAAATGCCTTTAATGATAATTGGTATGACGCAAGTGACGCAGATAAAATAATGGATATTTATAGTGAAAACCCAAATGGTCCAGATCCATATACATATATACCTGGAACAAATCAATGTGGAAATTATTCAACAGAAGGAAATTGCTATAATCGCGAACATTTAATTCCTCAATCGGTTTTTGGTGAAAGATCTCCAATGGTTTCGGATCCATTTCATATATGGCCGACAGATGGTAAAGTTAATGGAGAAAGAGGTAGTTACCCTTTTGGAGTTGTAGGTAATAACGTGGATTTTAGATCCAGAAATGGTTCTAAACGAGGTAATAATTTAAATTCTGGATACTCAGCTGGATATTCCGGAATAGTTTTCGAGCCCTTAGATGAATTTAAAGGTGATATTGCTCGTGCGTATTTCTATTTTGCTACACGTTATCAAGAAAATAACATACAAAGTTGGAATTATGCAATGTTTGATGGAACAAAAGACAAAGTATTTAAAGATACTTTTCTTAAAATTTTAATGACATGGCATATTAATGACCCAGTTTCACCAAGAGAAATTGCTGTAAATAATGCGATATTTACTTTCCAAGATAATAGAAATCCATTTATTGATAATCCAGAATATGCACAACAAATTTGGGGTTATAATTTAGGTTCTACAGATTTTGAATACCAAGAAAGATATGATATTGATGTATTCAAGAAGAACAATAACACCTATACCGTAACATCAAAACAAGATGACGGAAAAATAAAAGAAATCTATATTTATAATTTAAACGGCCAATTAATTCAGAAAATTGAGAATGTTTCAAACAAAAAATCAATTGATATAACAAATTTAAAAAAAGGAGTTTACATCATAAAAGTTATGGGTAATTCATTCGAAATCAATAAAAAGATAGTAATTTAA
- a CDS encoding bile acid:sodium symporter family protein, with the protein MSLYKKLFPDPLILFLGISLVLAYIFPQLSFINYKGFDINMVIDIGVLIVFFFYGLKLKWNEVFKDLLNWKLHVRIQLITFLLFPLLGFIFYPMVMIDEQFYVLFLALFYLCCLPSTVSSSVVMVSLAKGNVTSAIFNASLSGLLGIIFTPLWISLVFKQDGDFDSSSIFFSLILNVVLPVVLGAILQPYLGKLYDKYKTTLVNVDKLTIVLIVYTSFSHTFQENIFGSVGILNLLITIFGVVILFFIVFYLIQFLNNRFWKYNKQDFIAIQFCGTKKSLVHGSVMGSVIFGSEIGIFLLPIMVYHTFQLLFISYKATQYANEME; encoded by the coding sequence ATGTCTCTTTATAAAAAACTTTTTCCTGATCCACTTATATTATTCTTGGGTATATCATTAGTATTGGCGTATATCTTTCCCCAATTAAGTTTTATAAATTATAAAGGTTTTGATATAAATATGGTTATAGATATTGGGGTTTTAATTGTATTCTTTTTTTACGGATTAAAATTAAAATGGAACGAAGTTTTTAAAGATTTACTAAACTGGAAATTACACGTTCGTATACAATTAATAACTTTTCTATTGTTTCCATTGTTAGGATTTATTTTTTATCCGATGGTTATGATAGATGAACAGTTTTATGTATTGTTCTTAGCTTTATTTTATTTATGTTGTCTACCAAGCACGGTTTCTTCATCAGTTGTGATGGTTTCTTTAGCTAAAGGAAATGTAACCTCAGCGATTTTTAATGCAAGTTTATCAGGATTATTAGGTATAATTTTCACACCATTATGGATTAGCTTGGTTTTTAAACAAGATGGTGATTTCGATTCCAGCTCAATATTTTTTAGTTTGATTTTGAATGTTGTTTTACCGGTTGTTTTGGGTGCGATACTTCAACCGTACTTAGGTAAGTTGTATGATAAATATAAAACCACCTTAGTTAATGTAGATAAACTAACTATCGTTTTAATCGTGTATACTAGTTTTAGTCATACTTTTCAAGAAAATATTTTCGGAAGTGTAGGTATTCTGAATTTATTAATAACAATTTTCGGAGTTGTAATTTTATTTTTCATCGTATTTTATTTAATACAATTTTTAAACAATCGTTTCTGGAAATATAATAAGCAAGATTTTATAGCCATTCAATTTTGTGGTACAAAAAAATCGTTAGTACACGGCTCGGTTATGGGAAGTGTAATTTTCGGTTCAGAAATTGGAATCTTCTTATTGCCAATCATGGTTTATCATACTTTTCAATTATTATTTATAAGTTATAAAGCGACACAATATGCAAATGAAATGGAGTAG
- a CDS encoding DUF3810 domain-containing protein translates to MKWSSWVVIFFIQFIGWKLLFRNQNFVAFWYENITQNYNQIIYNLTSKINFPIGEIVYTLLIIGLVYLLFVILRKKSKTEKISLLFKVFSIVLFIYNSLWGVVNYKENFNINNDKLKVEVNDLKLLYYNNLEELNILREELKINEKGTIDFTYNNDVYLKDVSQNLKKLEKESWINEIILPEKLVVKESIFSTLLSYSGVLGYYNPFTIESNINSNNSDLKTPFTISHELAHQLGFATENEANFIAYYLGVNSSNPEIKYAAHFKTTFSLLNAIYRHDSIFVKNELDNLPKGIKLDREAEKEYYKKYDGKLNDWFSNINDQFLKANNQEGIVSYSKYIELVVYYNSMQNKKANQ, encoded by the coding sequence ATGAAATGGAGTAGTTGGGTTGTTATATTTTTTATTCAATTTATTGGTTGGAAATTATTGTTTAGAAATCAAAATTTTGTTGCGTTTTGGTATGAAAATATAACCCAGAATTATAATCAAATAATCTACAACTTAACAAGTAAAATTAACTTTCCAATTGGTGAAATAGTCTATACTCTTTTAATAATCGGCCTGGTATATTTGCTATTTGTAATTCTTAGAAAAAAATCTAAAACCGAAAAAATTTCGCTTCTTTTCAAAGTCTTTTCCATTGTATTATTTATCTATAATTCGCTTTGGGGAGTAGTCAATTATAAAGAAAATTTTAATATAAATAATGATAAACTTAAAGTTGAAGTAAATGATTTGAAATTATTGTATTACAATAATTTAGAAGAATTAAACATCCTTAGAGAAGAATTGAAAATTAACGAAAAAGGTACGATAGATTTTACTTATAATAATGATGTTTATTTGAAGGATGTTTCACAAAATCTAAAAAAATTAGAAAAAGAATCGTGGATAAATGAAATAATTTTACCGGAAAAATTAGTAGTTAAAGAGTCAATTTTTTCAACTTTATTAAGTTATTCAGGTGTATTAGGATATTATAATCCATTTACGATAGAGAGTAACATTAATAGTAATAATTCTGATTTAAAAACTCCTTTTACAATAAGCCATGAATTAGCACATCAGTTAGGTTTCGCAACTGAAAATGAAGCAAATTTTATAGCTTATTATTTGGGTGTAAATTCATCTAATCCTGAGATAAAATATGCAGCACATTTTAAAACTACATTTTCATTATTAAATGCAATTTATAGACATGATTCTATCTTCGTAAAAAACGAATTGGATAACCTTCCGAAAGGAATCAAATTAGATCGTGAAGCGGAAAAAGAATATTATAAAAAGTATGATGGAAAATTGAATGATTGGTTTTCCAATATCAATGATCAATTTTTAAAAGCGAATAACCAAGAGGGAATAGTTTCTTATTCTAAATATATCGAATTGGTAGTTTACTATAATTCTATGCAAAACAAAAAGGCTAATCAGTAA
- a CDS encoding WG repeat-containing protein, translating into MKIIPKDVDQFDSLIHGDETTFDQLTTFDRNGLAPVSKDNIFGLINSSGDVIIPFEYDSIVMSTVNAYSVSKNGKWGFITKSNQILIPIEYDLTSDFIENVCAVKKDGKWGFIDLLNSIIIPFDYEGCTDFRCGIAGVVKNDKWGVINKKNELILDYQYEYLTPVDENFLTFGKASDFKVDRPDILAYFPYFLNPDNYLMKFGLITIDNKVILDAISELPILESFDGKPVIRQNYQLGYLKDKQEFIPFEQFKIDPYEEKILKQIGVMI; encoded by the coding sequence ATGAAAATTATACCAAAAGATGTAGATCAATTTGATAGCTTAATTCATGGTGATGAAACTACATTTGATCAATTAACTACATTCGATCGAAATGGATTGGCTCCAGTTTCCAAAGACAATATTTTCGGATTGATAAATTCTTCCGGAGATGTAATTATTCCATTCGAATACGATTCAATTGTTATGTCGACAGTTAATGCTTATAGCGTTTCTAAGAATGGTAAATGGGGCTTCATTACGAAATCGAATCAAATTTTAATACCGATTGAATATGATTTGACATCAGATTTTATCGAGAATGTTTGTGCAGTTAAAAAAGACGGTAAATGGGGTTTTATTGATTTATTAAATTCTATTATTATTCCGTTTGATTATGAGGGTTGTACAGATTTTAGATGTGGAATAGCAGGTGTTGTAAAAAATGATAAATGGGGTGTGATTAATAAGAAAAATGAATTAATTCTTGATTATCAATATGAATATTTAACACCAGTGGATGAAAATTTCTTAACTTTTGGGAAAGCATCCGATTTTAAAGTAGATCGTCCGGATATATTAGCTTATTTCCCATATTTTCTGAATCCAGATAATTATTTAATGAAATTTGGTTTAATTACTATTGATAATAAAGTTATTCTTGATGCAATTTCGGAATTACCAATATTAGAAAGTTTTGATGGAAAACCAGTTATTAGGCAAAATTACCAATTAGGTTATTTAAAAGATAAGCAAGAATTTATTCCGTTTGAACAGTTTAAAATTGATCCTTATGAGGAAAAAATTTTAAAACAAATAGGAGTAATGATATAA
- a CDS encoding GNAT family N-acetyltransferase, with translation MKNFRKATPNDASIVAQLLMFSMQEIVFDFIGEKNSEKAIEFLTELIKIENNQYSYENTWIYEIDDKIAGTCILYDGALLEILRKPVLDLLASQYNRNINPQDETESGEIYIDNVAIFPEYRGKGIGSEIFQFIIDEFAIKQGKTLGLLVDFNNLRAKKLYESLGFKVVGEKQLMSENHFHMQLKKGS, from the coding sequence ATGAAAAACTTTAGAAAAGCCACACCAAATGATGCATCGATAGTTGCACAACTTTTAATGTTTTCTATGCAAGAAATCGTTTTTGATTTTATTGGTGAGAAAAATTCTGAGAAAGCAATTGAATTTTTAACAGAATTGATTAAAATTGAAAATAACCAATACAGCTATGAAAATACATGGATTTATGAAATTGATGATAAAATAGCAGGAACATGTATTTTATATGATGGCGCTTTATTGGAAATATTGAGAAAACCTGTGTTAGATTTATTAGCATCGCAATATAATAGAAATATAAACCCTCAAGACGAAACAGAATCTGGTGAAATATATATTGATAATGTAGCTATTTTTCCAGAATATAGAGGAAAAGGAATTGGTTCTGAAATTTTTCAATTCATTATTGACGAATTTGCCATTAAACAAGGTAAAACACTTGGATTATTAGTTGATTTTAATAATCTAAGAGCTAAAAAATTATATGAATCTTTAGGTTTTAAAGTAGTTGGAGAAAAACAATTAATGAGCGAAAATCATTTTCATATGCAATTAAAAAAAGGAAGCTAA
- the prmC gene encoding peptide chain release factor N(5)-glutamine methyltransferase: protein MTIQDIHNRFIEELQNLYDSTEIQAIFRYYIEIRLNIIDSYLFNDDKLDFEIKGFDSDLNQLKEGKPIQQIVGRAFFYDYFFRVNEYTLIPRPETEELIYLISEQYNKELELNVIDLGTGSGCIPITIKKIFPRANVSAIDISNEALAVAKQNSEELNAPVNFIQQDLLLEFDLNQKFDIIVSNPPYIRELEKADMHKNVLNYEPHLALFVTNEDPLLFYRRVAEFGLSHLNTGGKIFCEINQYLGKETKEMFQQFYKNVILHQDISGNDRIIEVYN, encoded by the coding sequence ATGACAATTCAAGACATTCACAATCGTTTCATTGAAGAATTACAAAATTTGTATGATTCAACTGAAATTCAGGCGATTTTTAGATATTATATAGAAATTCGATTAAATATTATTGATAGCTACTTATTTAATGATGATAAGTTAGATTTTGAAATTAAAGGTTTTGATTCTGATTTAAATCAATTAAAAGAAGGAAAACCAATACAACAAATCGTAGGAAGAGCATTTTTTTATGATTATTTCTTTAGAGTTAATGAATATACATTAATTCCACGCCCAGAAACGGAAGAACTTATTTATTTAATCAGTGAGCAATATAATAAAGAATTAGAGCTAAATGTAATTGATTTAGGAACAGGATCAGGCTGTATTCCTATCACGATTAAAAAGATTTTCCCACGAGCAAATGTTTCAGCAATCGATATTTCCAATGAAGCTTTAGCTGTTGCAAAACAAAATTCTGAAGAATTAAATGCTCCGGTTAATTTTATTCAGCAAGATTTACTTTTGGAATTTGATTTGAATCAAAAGTTTGATATTATCGTATCCAATCCACCATATATCCGCGAATTAGAGAAAGCTGATATGCATAAAAACGTATTGAATTATGAACCTCATTTAGCCTTATTTGTCACAAATGAAGATCCTTTACTTTTTTATCGTCGTGTTGCAGAATTCGGATTATCACATTTAAATACAGGTGGAAAAATTTTTTGTGAGATCAATCAATACCTTGGAAAAGAAACAAAAGAAATGTTTCAACAATTTTACAAAAATGTAATTCTACACCAAGATATATCAGGCAATGATCGTATCATTGAAGTTTATAATTAA